In the genome of Pseudomonas sp. Teo4, the window CGTCGCCTGGCCTGGAAGCTGGGGTTGAACCCCAGCACCACGCAGCAAGCCTACCGCGAGGCCGCCGCCCGTCATCTGGTGGCTGGCGAAGTCGGGCGTGGCACCTATGTGCTGGCCGGTAGCCAGGAAGCAACGCTGTTTCGCCTCAAGCAGCATGACCCGCTGGACGCACTGATCGACCTGTCGACCAACGTGCCAGTGGTCGACCCCGCCACCCCAGATCTGCACGTTAGCCTGCAGGCCCTGCTGACACAGGGGCAGAGTCACCTGCTCGATCATTACCTGGGCCCGCAACAGTTGCTGCTGGGCAGGCTCCAGGGCGCCCGCTGGCTGGCCAATCGCGGCCTGGCGTTGGCGGCGGACGATTTGTTGATGTGCGCAGGCGCCCAGCAGGCGCTCACCTTGCTGCTGCAGTCGTTCTGCCAGAACGGCGAGCCGGTCATGCTCGAGGCACTGACCGCCCCCGGCATCAAGGCGGCCTGCCGACAGCTGCGCCTGCCGGTGCACGGTGTGGCGCTGGACGACCAGGGCCTGCGACCGGATGAGCTGGACCGGGTTGCCCGTGCCAGCGGTGCACGGGTGCTGGTCACCACCCCGACCCTGCACAACCCCACTGGCGCCTTCATGGACGACACTCGCCGCCGGGCAATTGCCGAAGTGGTTGAACGCCTTGGACTGCTGGTGATCGAGGATGATGTCTACGGCGCCCTCAGCGACCGCGCGCCTCTCTACCCCTTGTTGGGCGAGCACGGCGTGTTGATCAGCAGCTTGTCCAAGACT includes:
- a CDS encoding PLP-dependent aminotransferase family protein, which translates into the protein MWIPELVDDGRPRYLALVDAIASAIECGTLKVGDRLPPQRRLAWKLGLNPSTTQQAYREAAARHLVAGEVGRGTYVLAGSQEATLFRLKQHDPLDALIDLSTNVPVVDPATPDLHVSLQALLTQGQSHLLDHYLGPQQLLLGRLQGARWLANRGLALAADDLLMCAGAQQALTLLLQSFCQNGEPVMLEALTAPGIKAACRQLRLPVHGVALDDQGLRPDELDRVARASGARVLVTTPTLHNPTGAFMDDTRRRAIAEVVERLGLLVIEDDVYGALSDRAPLYPLLGEHGVLISSLSKTVAAGLRLGWIVASPRLLEQVDPYSKASHWSVSPLNLQVACQWIEDGTAARRLAWQRAEVGERWRLARKVLGGALCNASEPAPHAWVAASRGADKVVAECRAQRVEIVPASVFAVGASEEQAVRISLSAAGSRAELMKGLEVVRRVLSA